In the Drosophila takahashii strain IR98-3 E-12201 chromosome 3R, DtakHiC1v2, whole genome shotgun sequence genome, one interval contains:
- the pros gene encoding homeobox protein prospero isoform X1, whose translation MMSSEEYEADCFGLYSDENNVLLKATEPETTATATAKQQQPPPSSNGHTSPIPIPLPIPIQINGDGSAANCGESGKTTNTSTGSNCSTHTEADKEPEREKAKEKAEHEEEANESDDSDDDVVVVLEGCEGNASSSSSSNSSSNSSSNNSNKAAATTTTANANHCNRSGGSRSHRSARSSRQISQSTAVGKTTTCAAKKPTATQAQTVKNTSVNSNGNGSASSKVNRRSRQRSLSKDITNLNLNNQQQSSSNSNSNSSNQSNNNAAGFMSSAAAAAAGAAGGGALFQPQSVNSTANSSSTINTPATATGSVTHTHSPTSNSPVSGASSASSLLTAAFGNLFGGSSAKMLNELFGRQMKQAQDATSGLPQSLDNAMLAAAMETATSAELLIGSLNSTSKLLQQQHNNNTGSNSLAPANSTPLSNGTNASISPGSAHSSSHSHQGVSPKGSRRVSACSDRSLEAAAADVAGGSPPRAASVSSLNGGASSGEQQQQQQSQLQHDLVAHHMLRNILQGKKELMQLDQELRTAMQQQQQQLQEKEQLHSKLNNNNNNNIAATANNNNNNNNNTTMESINLIDDSEMADIKIKSEPQTAPPPQQSPHGSSHSSRSGSGSAGSHSSLASDGSLRRKSSDSLDSQTGQDEAQDEEEPTVNRQRSESRAPEEPQLPTKKESVDDMLDEVELLGLHSRGSDLESLASPSHSDMMLLDNSKDDVLDEDDDDDCVEQKRDSGSGCLKKPGMELKRARVENIVSGMRCSPSSGLVQAGQLQVNGCKKRKLYQPQQHAMERYVAAAAGLNFGLNLQSMMLDQDDSESNELESPQIQQKRVEKNALKSQLRSMQEQLAEMQQKYVQLCSRMEQESECQELDQDQDAEQEQEQEPDHSSDHIELSPSPTLTGDGDVSPAHKEEVGQERPGSSSPSPSPLKPKTSLGESADSGANMLSQMMSKMMSGKLHNPLVGVGHPALPQGFPPLLQHMGDMSHAAAMYQQFFFEQEARMAKEAAEQQQQQQQQQQQQQQQQQQQQQEQQRRFEQEQQEQQRRKEEQQQQIQRHQQQLQQLQQQQMEQQHVVASAATRPQMHHPAPARLPTRMGGAAAHTALKSELSEKFQMLRASNNSSMMRMSGTDLEGLADVLKSEITTSLSALVDTIVTRFVHQRRLFSKQADSVTAAAEQLNKDLLLASQILDRKSPRTKVADRPQNGPTPATQSGNNGSLLLANSQMPSQTPVASGSSGQQQQQQQTSQQQHVSNVQQQQTPQQQQHLQQQQQPQSHPLLPPNCQQLISAPRLNGSQLSFASPAAAAAAAMGLQMHHAAAAAAMSAQQQQQQQQSGDPQANTNNQSGPAGPNPTNNSLSSLNIPPPHIRPSPTAAAMFQAPKTPQGMNPVAAAALYNSMTGPFCLPPDQQQQQQSAQQQQQSAQQQQQSAQQTQQQLEQNEALSLVVTPKKKRHKVTDTRITPRTVSRILAQDGVVPPTGGAPNVPGNQQQQQQQQQQQQQQQQQQQQQQASNGGNSNATPAQSPTRSSGGGAAYHPQPPPPPPPMMPVSLPTSVAIPNPSLHESKVFSPYSPFFNPHAAAGQPTAAQLHQHHQQHHPHHQPMQLSSSPPGSLGALMDSRDSPPLPHPPSMLHPALLAAAHHGGSPDYKTCLRAVMDAQDRQSECNSADMQFDGMAPTSSTLTPMHLRKAKLMFFWVRYPSSAVLKMYFPDIKFNKNNTAQLVKWFSNFREFYYIQMEKYARQAVTEGIKTPDDLLIAGDSELYRVLNLHYNRNNHIEVPQNFRFVVESTLREFFRAIQGGKDTEQSWKKSIYKIISRMDDPVPEYFKSPNFLEQLE comes from the exons ATGATGTCATCAGAGGAGTACGAGGCGGACTGTTTTGGTTTGTACAGCGATGAGAACAACGTGCTGCTGAAGGCAACCGAGCCGgagacaacagcaacagcaacggcCAAGCAACAGCAACCACCGCCGAGCAGCAACGGTCACACGTCACCAATACCGATACCACTACCAATACCCATACAAATCAACGGCGACGGCAGCGCGGCGAATTGCGGCGAGAGCGGCAAGACCACTAATACCAGTACAGGCAGCAATTGCAGCACCCATACAGAGGCAGACAAGGAGCCAGAGAGAGAGAAGGCAAAGGAGAAGGCGGAGCACGAAGAGGAGGCGAACGAATCCGACGATTCCGACGACGACGTCGTGGTTGTGCTCGAAGGCTGCGAAGGcaacgccagcagcagcagcagcagcaacagcagcagcaatagcagcagcaacaacagcaataagGCGGCAGCAACCACGACGACGGCGAACGCGAACCATTGTAATCGCAGTGGCGGCAGTCGCAGTCATCGCAGCGCCCGCAGTAGTCGGCAAATCAGTCAGTCAACGGCCGTCGGCAAGACAACAACGTGCGCGGCTAAAAAACCAACAGCAACTCAGGCTCAGACAGTCAAGAACACGAGCGTAAATTcgaacggaaacggaagcgcGTCTAGTAAAGTGAATCGTCGTTCGCGTCAAAGATCCTTGAGCAAAGACATTACCAATCTAAATCTAAACAATCAGCaacagagcagcagcaacagcaatagcaatagcagcaaccagagcaacaacaacgctgcTGGCTTCATGAGTAGCGCTGCCGCGGCTGCTGCGGGTGCCGCTGGTGGAGGAGCCCTGTTCCAACCACAATCGGTCAATAGCACGGCCAATAGCAGTAGTACGATCAACACACCGGCCACAGCCACTGGCAGTGTTACGCACACCCACTCGCCCACGAGCAACTCACCCGTTTCGGGCGCCAGTTCGGCCTCGTCCCTGCTGACGGCCGCCTTTGGCAACCTGTTTGGTGGCTCCTCGGCCAAGATGCTGAACGAGCTCTTCGGCCGCCAAATGAAGCAGGCCCAGGACGCAACCAGTGGCCTGCCCCAGAGTCTGGACAACGCCATGCTCGCCGCCGCCATGGAGACGGCCACCAGTGCCGAGCTGCTGATCGGCAGCCTGAATTCCACGTCCAAGctgctccagcagcagcacaacaacaacaccggcAGCAATAGCCTGGCTCCCGCGAACAGCACGCCGCTGAGCAATGGCACAAATGCCTCGATCTCGCCGGGATCGGCCCACAGTTCCAGCCACTCGCATCAGGGTGTCTCGCCGAAGGGCAGTCGCCGGGTCTCCGCCTGCAGTGATCGCTCCTTGGAGGCGGCAGCCGCCGATGTTGCTGGTGGCTCACCACCGCGGGCGGCATCGGTGAGTTCGCTGAACGGAGGAGCCAGCAGTggtgagcagcagcagcagcagcaatcgcAACTGCAACACGATCTGGTGGCCCATCACATGCTGCGCAACATACTGCAGGGCAAGAAGGAGCTCATGCAACTCGATCAGGAGCTGCGCACTGccatgcaacagcagcagcagcaactgcaggaGAAGGAGCAGCTCCACTCCAAGctcaacaataataacaacaacaatattgCTGCCACCgccaacaataataacaataacaacaacaacaccaccaTGGAGAGCATCAATCTGATTGACGATTCGGAAATGGCGGACATCAAAATCAAGAGCGAACCTCAGACGGCTCCGCCGCCGCAGCAATCGCCACATGGCAGCAGCCACAGCAGCCGCAGTGGGAGTGGCTCCGCCGGCAGCCACAGCAGCCTGGCCAGCGATGGCAGTCTGCGGCGCAAGTCCTCCGACTCGCTGGACAGCCAGACGGGGCAGGACGAGGcgcaggacgaggaggagccaACGGTGAATCGCCAGCGATCCGAGAGCCGTGCCCCGGAGGAACCTCAGTTGCCCACCAAAAAGGAGTCCGTGGACGACATGCTCGACGAGGTGGAACTCCTCGGTCTGCACTCCCGCGGTTCCGACCTGGAGAGCCTCGCCTCGCCCAGTCACTCGGACATGATGCTGCTGGACAACAGCAAGGACGATGTGCTggacgaggacgacgacgatgattGCGTGGAGCAGAAGCGCGACTCCGGCAGCGGATGTCTCAAGAAACCGGGCATGGAACTAAAACGGGCCCGTGTGGAGAATATTGTCTCAGGAATGCGATGCAGTCCCTCGTCGGGTTTGGTGCAAGCGGGACAACTCCAGGTGAACGGTTGCAAGAAGCGCAAGCTCTACCAGCCACAGCAACACGCCATGGAGCGCTATGTGGCCGCCGCAGCTGGCCTGAACTTTGGCCTCAATCTGCAGAGCATGATGCTCGACCAGGATGACAGCGAGTCCAACGAACTGGAGTCGCCGCAAATCCAACAAAAGCGAGTGGAGAAGAATGCCCTGAAGTCGCAGCTGCGCTCGATGCAGGAGCAGCTGGCGGAGATGCAGCAGAAATATGTGCAGCTGTGCTCGCGCATGGAGCAGGAGTCCGAGTGCCAGGAGCTCGACCAGGATCAGGATGccgagcaggagcaggaacaGGAGCCCGACCACAGCAGCGATCACATTGAGCTGTCGCCCTCGCCCACATTGACCGGCGATGGGGATGTGAGTCCCGCCCACAAGGAGGAAGTGGGTCAGGAGCGACCAGGTTCCAGTTCCCCGTCACCCTCGCCCCTGAAACCCAAGACTTCGCTGGGCGAAAGTGCCGACTCGGGCGCCAATATGCTGTCCCAGATGATGAGCAAGATGATGTCCGGCAAGCTGCACAATCCGCTGGTGGGCGTAGGACATCCCGCCCTGCCGCAGGGATTCCCACCTCTTCTGCAGCACATGGGCGATATGTCGCATGCGGCCGCCATGTACCAACAGTTCTTCTTCGAGCAGGAAGCACGCATGGCCAAGGAGGCGgccgagcagcagcaacagcaacagcagcagcagcaacaacagcagcagcagcagcaacagcagcagcaggagcaacagcGACGCTTCGAGCAGGAgcaacaggagcagcagcgacgcaaggaggagcagcagcagcagatccagcgccaccagcagcaactgcaacagctgcagcaacagcagatgGAGCAGCAACATGTCGTGGCCTCGGCCGCAACAAGGCCGCAAATGCACCACCCGGCGCCCGCCCGCCTGCCCACACGAATGGGCGGGGCAGCGGCCCACACGGCCCTCAAGTCGGAGCTGTCCGAGAAGTTCCAGATGCTGCgcgccagcaacaacagctcGATGATGCGCATGTCCGGCACGGACCTCGAAGGACTCGCCGATGTGCTCAAGTCCGAGATCACCACCTCGCTGTCCGCTCTGGTGGACACCATTGTCACCCGGTTCGTCCACCAGCGCAGGCTGTTCAGCAAGCAGGCGGACTCCGTGACGGCGGCAGCCGAGCAACTGAACAAGGACCTGCTGCTCGCCTCGCAGATCCTCGACCGGAAATCGCCGCGCACCAAGGTGGCGGACAGGCCCCAAAATGGACCCACGCCCGCAACACAATCAGGTAATAATGGTTCACTACTCCTAGCTAATAGTCAAATGCCCTCCCAAACGCCCGTCGCAAGTGGCTCGagtgggcagcagcagcagcagcaacagacgtcgcaacagcaacatgttAGTAacgtgcaacaacaacagacgccgcaacagcagcaacatttgcaacagcaacagcaaccacaGTCGCATCCCTTGCTGCCGCCCAACTGCCAACAGCTAATCTCCGCCCCCCGCCTAAATGGCAGTCAGTTGTCCTTCGCCTCGCccgccgctgctgcagccGCTGCCATGGGTCTGCAAATGCATCAtgccgccgcagcagcagcaatgtccgcccagcagcagcagcagcagcaacagtcggGGGATCCCCAAGCGAATACTAACAACCAAAGCGGGCCAGCTGGGCCGAATCCCACTAACAATAGCTTAAGTTCCCTTAATATACCGCCTCCTCACATTCGTCCTTCGCCCACAGCGGCTGCCATGTTCCAGGCGCCCAAGACGCCGCAGGGCATGAATCCggtggccgccgccgccttgTACAACTCGATGACCGGACCCTTCTGCCTGCCGCccgaccagcagcagcagcagcagtcggcccagcagcagcaacagtccgcccagcagcagcaacagtccGCCCAGCagacgcagcagcagctggagcaGAATGAGGCCCTTAGTTTGGTGGTGACCCCGAAGAAGAAGCGCCACAAGGTGACCGACACCCGCATCACGCCTCGCACCGTTAGCCGGATTTTGGCCCAGGATGGCGTGGTGCCGCCCACCGGAGGAGCTCCCAATGTCCCAGgcaaccagcagcagcagcaacaacagcagcaacagcagcagcagcaacaacagcagcagcagcaacagcaggcgtCGAATGGCGGCAACAGCAATGCCACGCCCGCCCAGAGTCCGACGAGGAGcagcggaggaggagccgcCTACCATCCGCAAccgccgccaccaccaccacccatgaTGCCCGTGTCCTTGCCCACCTCCGTGGCCATTCCCAATCCCTCGCTGCACGAGTCCAAGGTCTTCTCGCCGTACTCGCCGTTCTTCAATCCCCACGCAGCCGCCGGCCAGCCAACGGCGGCGCAACTGCatcagcaccaccagcagcaccacccGCACCACCAGCCGATGCAGCTGTCCTCCAGTCCGCCGGGCAGCCTGGGCGCCCTGATGGACTCGCGCGACTCGCCGCCGCTGCCCCACCCGCCGTCGATGCTCCATCCCGCCCTCCTGGCCGCCGCCCATCACGGGGGATCGCCGGACTACAAGACCTGCCTGAGGGCCGTCATGGACGCCCAGGATCGCCAGTCCGAGTGCAACTCGGCCGACATGCAGTTCGATGGCATGGCTCCTACT TCTTCTACATTGACACCGATGCACCTGCGCAAGGCCAAGCTGATGTTCTTCTGGGTGCGCTACCCCAGCTCCGCGGTGCTCAAGATGTACTTCCCGGACATCAAGttcaacaagaacaacacaGCACAATTGGTGAAATGGTTCTCGAACTTCCG